The segment ACTGCGTTCCTGAGGCAGCAGCCGGAGGAAGCCACTCCTTACAACGAGACGCTGTCCCGCCTCCGCTCCATCTTCGAGGACTGAGATGCCACCCTTTCGCTTCCGCCTGCAGCGGGTATTGGACTATAGGAGCAGACTGGTCGAGGCTCAAAGGATAGAGGTTTCGCGATGCGCTGCCCTGGTGGCCAGGGCCCGCCAAAGGCTGCGGGTGGTACGGCAACGTCGGCACCACGCTTTGGCATCCATCGAGCCCGGTTGCGGCTTGCGAGTGGACGTGGCGGGGCAGGAGGCCCTGTGGACCTACCTCGGCCAGCTGCGAGAGGAAGAACGACAGTGTCAGGAGGAGCTGACACAGGCATCCTCAGCCCTCTCGGGCGCTCGGGCCAGGCTGGCCCAGCTCAAGGTCGAGGAGCAGGTGATACAGAAGCTCAAGAAGCGCCAGCGGGAGCGCGCCGACGCCGAAGCCCGCCGCCATGAGGTGAAGCAGATGGACGATGTGACTACCAGCCGGCTTCCGCTGGACCGCTAGAGGGGAGGTGCAGGTGATCGTCCCCACTGCCATGACCGTGCTGCTCCGGGTGCAGCTACAGTTGCTCCGCGGGGCCCTGGCAGAGCTGATCCCCGGCTCGCAGGCGCTCGCCTTGCGCTCTACGCCGACCGACTTCGAGACCGTGATCGAACAAGCCTGCCAACGCTATGGAGTAGACCCTAGCCTGGTGAAGGGCCTGATCAAAGCCGAATCGGATTTCGACCCCCAAGCCGTAAGCCCCAAGGGGGCCAAGGGGCTGATGCAGCTTATGGATGCCACTGCTGCCGCCCTGGGTGTCGCCGACCCATTCGACCCGGTGCAGAACGTGGAGGCCGGCGTCCGGCTCCTCTCATCTCTGCTCGACCGCTACCACGACGAACGTCTGGCGCTGGCAGCCTACAACGCCGGGCCGAGAGCTGTAGACCAGTTCGGCGGCGTGCCGCCCTACCAGGAGACGCTCGAGTACGTCCCCCGGGTCCTTGCCTACCGCGACGCTTTCGCCAGCTCTAGCACCTGGGAGGCCTGAGCCAATGCCTGAGATAACCAACGACCCAGCCATCCGGGCGCTGCGCTACGCCCTGGACGGACTGTCCCTGCGGCAGCAAGCCGTGGCTCAGAACATTGCCAACCTCAATACCCCGGGCTACAAGGCCGCGCGCGTCTCTTTCGAGGAGGAGCTGCAGAGACGGCTCCGTGGCAGCGGGGATGCTGTAGACGTGAGCCTCACGCATCCCGCCCACGTGTTGCCCTCGGAGCGTCCGGGCGTCTCCATCACCCGAGACGCTAGCACCTCCATACGGCTCGACGGCAACAATGTGGACATAGACTGGGAGATGGCCCGCTTGGCCGAGACAGTGATCAACTACAACACCGTCACCGAGCTGATCTCCATGAAGCTGGCCATCCTCAAGACGGCTATCAAGGGTGGGTAGGGACCAGTGGCAATCGCTTGCCTGTGGCGAGCCCTGCGCTCGTACCCACAGCTGCTCCCGGCCTGCCGCCTATTCACGCGTGGCTTATGGCAAACTCACGGCTCCTTTACGGTCGGGCGCCAGCTCACGTGCTAGGTTCGCGCCAGAGCACACGGGCTCGGCGGCCTGTGACGTTCGCGATACGATCTGCTCGCTTCAGAGAGAGGAGGTGATGTGTCTGTGATCCTTTGTCCGCCCTCACCCGGGGCAGACCCGATACCAGACGGGTTCTGTTCCCTCGCGCGGATGGCCCGGGAGGGGCAAGACGACGCCTTCGACGCCCTACTGGTACTGCTCCTGGGAACGACCATCGGGCGAGGCGTGCCCGGAGGATCGGCGCCCGACATGGGCTCTGCGCCGGTCGACACTGGCCCCGCGCGGCGAGAGCCGGCGAGAAGCTACGCGGTCACGGAGGTTGCTCCCTGGCTGCCGTGCCAGCCGGCCGCGCAGGCGCCCGATCCCGGCGTGTGGCCGCAGCCACCGATCGAGTCCCACGATCCAGCCACCGCCGCGGCCACGACGGCACCGACAGCGGCGCTGGTGGCCGAAGCCGGCCGCGCCGCCGAATGCCTGTCGGTGTCACTCGGCCCCGGGAGAGCTTCGCCTAGCCCGCCATCCCTGCCGCCGGAACTCCAGAATCGCCTAGAGCCCAACGGCACTAGGGGAGCCGCCGTCGCCGTGCCCGAGCTCACAGCCTCGGATGCCCGGGCTCCTCTGGTAACCGAGCTGGTCGCACCCGCATCGAGCGTGTCCGCTGATGCCGCCCGGGGGGATGGCCCCGCCGATGTGGACTGGGCGGCACCCAGCCTGATGACTGATGGGCGATCCGGACCGGCTCCGAGCGCGCCGAACGGAGCCAGAGCAATCCTCGCGCCCCCGAATCCGCCCTCTCCGCCGGCAGACGGGGCTCTGCCCGTGCCGCGCCCAGTGGCTGTCGGCCAACCGGACGTAGTCGAGGAGGGCCGACAACCCGCCGCCGGACGACCCGCAGGGGCACTTCCGGACGCTGGCGCCAGCATAGACGTGGCGCCGGAGCCACCCGACCTAAGCGTCCCAATTCGTGTGGACCTGGCCACGGTATCGGCGAGCGCACCTGCCGGCGCGTCGGAAGCGGCGAGCGTGCCCCCGGACGCCCGCGTAGCCATACCGGTCGAGCGGATTCCTCGCCAGATCGTGGCCCACGTCCGACTGGCGCTCGAGGACGGGACCAGGCAGGTGGAGATGCAGCTCCATCCCCCACATCTAGGGCGGGTCGGCGTTACCGTCTCCGTGCAGGGGCACGACGTCAGCCTCAACTTGACTGCCGACAACCTGGCCGCCCAGCAACTGCTGACCGGGAGGCTGCCGGAGCTGGCCCTGGCGTTGTCGGAGGCCGGGATGTCGCTCCTACAGGCCAAAGTCTCGGTCAACGATCAGGGCAGGGGTCGACAGGGTGCGCCGCACGGCAGCAGCCGCATACCGATCGAGCGGGCAGAGGCGGCCCCCGTGGAGAGCTCTATGGCCCGCTGGCAGAGCTCGTCCCTGCACGCTCTGGACGTCTCAGCATAGGGGGCAAGTATGTACGTAGCAGCACTGGGCCCGACCACGCATCAGCAATTAGCTGAGACGGCGGCCGAGCGGCGCTTGGACCTGGGGCAGGATGCCTTCCTCAAGCTCCTGCTCACACAGCTCAAGTACCAGGACCCCATGGAAGCCATGGATGATCGTGAGTTCATGGCTCAACTGGCGCAGTTCACTTCGCTCTCGGAACTGCAGAAGCTGAACCAGGCCGTCAGCGAGCTGGCCTCGGTGCAGTCGCTGAACGGTGCCAGCGCCCTGATCGGCAAGCGCGTGTCGGCGCTCGACTCCTCGGGGCAGCCACTCTCCGGCACCGTGGAGGCCGCGCTCCTCCGAGAGGGCGAGGTCTACCTCCGCGTAGCCGGAACCGAAGTGGCCCTTAAGACTGTCAGAGAGGTGAACCTCGGTGGATCCTAAGACTCTGCCGATTGACCCTCTAACGGCCCGTCCGATCGCCGCGCCGAGCGGAGGTGCCCCGGCGCCGCATCCGGCCCGCCCGGAAGCGACGGGAGCCACGAGCTTCGAGCGCGTCCTACAGCGGGCGTCCGCCGAGACGGCGCCGCTACGCTTCTCGAAGCATGCCCAGGCTCGACTGGAACAGCGCGGTCTGACCCTGGACGCCCACGGCCTGGAGCGGCTCCAAGGAGCCGTCGAGCAGGCCGCAGCGAAAGGAGCGCGCGACTCCCTGGTTCTCATGGATGACCTGGCGCTTATCGTCAGCATCAAGAATCGCACCGTGGTGACGGCGGTGGACGCTGCCAGCCGCAGAGGCAACGTCTTCACCAACATAGACAGCGTCGTCCTAGCAGAATGAACATGGCAGGCTGGACCCCCTGGGGGAAGCCTGCGCCCATGGGCGCGGCCCGCATGCCGCTGCCCTGTGACTCTCAGGAGGTGTGTACCGATGATGCGTTCGCTTTCTTCCGCCATCGCAGCTCTGAAGAACCACCAGCTCTATCTGGACGTGATCGCAGCCAACATCTCTAACGTCAACACCACCGCCTACAAGAGCAGCAAGATATCCTTCCAGGAGCTCCTCAGTCAGACCATTCGCCCTGCTAGCGCGCCTCAGGGCGGCCTCGGCGGGCGCAACTCGGTGCAGGTCGGGCTGGGCATGGCGCTCGGGAGCGTAAGTACCGACTTCACCCAGGGCAGCCCCCAGGCCACCGGCAAGATGACCGACCTCGCCATTCAAGGGGACGGCTTCTTCGTAGTGCAGGGGCCCCTCGGGAACATGTACACCCGCGATGGCACGGTGGACATCGGGCTCGACGGCAGCCTGGTGAGCCTGGCGACTGGTATGCACTTGCTCGGCTGGCCTGCCGATGCGACCGGTGCGGTGAACACTACTGACGGGCTGGGGCCCATCGCCATCCCGTTTGGCCAGAGCATGGCCCGAGCCACCAGCGAGGTCCGCTTCAAGGGGAACCTGGCTGCCGAGGCCGAGGCGGGCGACACCGTCACTACCCAGTTCGGCGTCTACGACTCCCTCGGGGTCATCCACACCCTGGAGGTTGTGTTCACCCGCAACGCCGGAACTCCGGCTACGTGGACCCTGACGGCCAGCGAGCTCACCGTCGCGGCGGACGGAAGCGTTGTCCGTACCCCGGTGTCCTCCATATCCGACAACACAATCGAGTTCGACGAGTTCGGCCAGATCGTGGACGAGAACGCGGGCTCAGAGGGCACCGAGTCACCCACCCTCCAACTGGAGCTGGCCTACGACACCGGTGCCGTGACGCCCGCCCTCCTCACCGTCAATCTGGCCACAGTTACCGGTCTGTCGGGGAAGTCCGAGGTCAACCCCGTCAGCCAGGACGGGTTGGAGAGCGGATCGCTCGTGTCCTTCAGCGTGGACGTCTACGGACAGGTGGTGGGAGTCTTCAGCAACGGCCTCAACCGCACCCTGGGGCAGCTGGCCCTGGCCAAGTTCATCAACCCGGGCGGCCTCCTTCGCCAGGGCGAGAACCTCTACTCCGTGTCCACCAACTCAGGCACCCCCCAGCATGGCGAGCCCGGTCAGGACGGCCGCGGCCTGATCAGCGCCGGGTACCTGGAGGCATCGAACGTGGATCTGGCCCAGCAGTTCACCAACATGATCGTGGCTCAGAGAGGTTTCCAGGCCAATTCGCGCATCATCAGCACGTCCGATGAAATGCTGAACGAGTTGGTCAACCTCAAACGCTAGGTCCGGAATTCCGTCAGCTGCTCGCGGGCGGGCGTCTTCCGATGGGACGCCCGCCCGGTTGAGACGAGGCCACAGGATGTACTCCGAAGGTCTGCCGGTCGTAACTGAACTGGGACACCGGTGGGGAGCCACCCCTTCCCTGGTGCTGTTGCCTGGCCGGCTGTACTACGTGGCCGTCCTGGGACGGGAGGGAGATCGGGCCCTGGTCTCGCTGGGAGGTCATCGCTTCACCGCCCAGGTGGTAGGGGAGATCCCCGAGCAGGGGCGCATAGCCGTGACCGTGCTGGAAGCCAGCAGGGAGCGCGTGGTATTGGAGCGCGCCCCAGAGCCGCCGTCGCTGCCGGCCCGGGCCGGCAGCGACGACCCGGTAGTGGGCCTCCTGTCGCGCATGGGACTACCGCCCCGGCCGGAGTACCAGGAGATCCTGCCCCATCTGATCCGCCTGGGTCAGCCCTTGACGCCGGAGAACCTCCTGAGCTTGCACGAGGCATGGGGCCGCCTGGCCTCGCGCAACCCCGAGGCCCTGCCCCTCCTGGCCCGGATTCAGGCCGAGGGATTACCCCTGGTACCCGAGGCCCTGGAAGCCGCAAGCAAGCTGGCACCGACCCAGTCCCTCCTAACCGCCAGCACCCTCCTGCGGCTGACGCAGTCGCTAGTAGCGCTCGCCCGTGCACTGGAGAGCCAGCCGGCTCCACGCGGGCTCGACTCCCTTCCCGCCTTCGCCCGCGCCCTTGCCCGCTCCCTGGCGTCCCTCCCCCTCGCCAGCGCCGGGCACCCGGCGGTGGCGAGGCAGGTGTCATCCCTTCTGAACCGCCTGGCCACGCCCATCGAGGCCATGCTGGCCCGACTCGGCCCAGCCCCGTCGCCCTCACCCGGCCTACAGGCGGCACAGGACCCCATCTCCACTTCAGATCAATGGGAGGGCCTCCCGCAGCTGTCACCCGGCAACTCGGACCTCTCCCCCGAAGTCCTGATCCGAAACCCGGGCTCGGATCGCCCCCGCTTGCCGGCACTGGAGGACAGCATTCAGGTCCAGATTCGCAGACTGGACGCCGCCCTCGACCGTTTGATGGAGCAGCCGGACCGCTTCTCGGCCGAGAGCCGTCAGGCCCTCTTGCATTGTAAGGAGGCTGTGCAGAGCGTAATCGCTGACTTGGAGGCAGAGCAGATAGGCAACCTAAGACTCTCGCCCGACCATGGTGTCTCCCACTGCCTCTCCTTCAGCCTGCCCATCGCCTGGTCCGGCACCCAGGACCGGGCCTCCCTTCGGGTGTACTACCGTCCCAAGGGCGCCCGGGCTCTGGACCCGACCAACGCTCATCTGGCCTTCCTTCTCAGCGTCGAGCCTCTGGGAACGGTCGAGGTGGACCTGCGGCTGCTCAGAAGAAACGTCTCCTGCGACGTGCGTACCGAGGACCAAGAGACGAAGCGGCTGGCCGAGGAAGCCGCTCCCTACCTGCGCCAGGGCCTCCAGGGCCTGGGTTACCTGGTGAGCAGCATCCGCTGCTCCGCTGCCCCGAAGTGCAGCCCGGAAGCCCGGGAGCCGATGGAGCCCCTCTCGCTGGCGAGAGTCAACCTAGTGGACCTAGTAGGCTGAAGGCCGTGAGAAGCCCCGCAAAGCGGCGCGCTGTCGCCCTGCGCTACCAGCCCCGGGCCCACCATGCCCCCCAGATCGTGGCCGGGGGAGCCGGCCACCTCGCCGACCGCATCCTCCAGCTGGCCGACCTGTATGGGGTTCCGGTGCACCGTGATGGCGAGCTGGTGGCCCTGCTGGCACAGCTCGACGTGGGTAGCATCATCCCGCCCGAGCTCTACGCTGCCGTGGCGGAGGTGCTGGCTTTCGTCTATCGCATGAAGCTACTGGCAGAAGGCAAAGACGATCTTACCCATGGAACGTAGGCTCGCCCTGCTCATCCTGGCCGTCATCGTGCCCCTCGTGGTCGGGCCCCGGGTAGTCGGCGCCGACGGCGCTATGCCCCTGTCCGCCTACCCGCGCCCTCGGGGCGACAATGGGTGGGGCATTCACTGGTCCCCCACCCTCTTCGCTCAGCCAACCGACATGGTGGACCGGTTCGTAGCTGAGACCGAACGGATGGGCTGCACCTGGGTCAAATTGCTACAGGGAGACGCGCCCAAGCTCGAACACGAGCATCTCATCAAGCGCCTCACGGAGCGCGGGATCATGCCAGTGCTGCGCGTGTACCGGCCCTGGAACACACCCTACCTTCACCTGGGAGAACTGGTGCGCCTGGGCGTGCCGTTAGGCGTGCACTACTACGAGCTGTACAACGAGCCCAACCTGGCCGGGGAGGCTGGCGGCTGGCGTCCAGGCGAGTCCATCTCGGTGGAACACCTGGCGGACGTGTGGATCGAAGCGGCGGAGGAAGTCCTTGCCGCCGGTGGCTTGCCCAGCCTGCCGCCCCTTGCCCCCGGTGGAGACTACGACGACGTCCGATTCCTGCGCGATTTCCTCTCCGAGCTTCGGCAGCGCGGACGACTTGACTTGCTCCACCGGGCCTGGCTTCCTCTGCACAACTACTTCCTCAACCACCCCCTGGATTACCCCTACGACGCAGTGAACCGGGAGAGCACGCCGCTGTCCCAGGACGAAGCGGCGAGGCGGGGCCTGTCCCCGGAGGAAGCCTCGCGTATCAACCACTTCCGTGCCATCTCCCACCTGCCCCGGGACCAGGGCGGCTACTACGTCGGCGACACCGTCTACCAGGACTCCAACGGGTTCCTGAAGTTCCAGGCCTACGCCCGCATCATGCAGGAAGAGGCCGGCTTCGTGGTTCCCATCATCACCACCGAAGGAGGAGCTATCATCGGATCGGCCGAGGATCCGCGCTACCCTCCCGTCACTGAGGCCGATCTGGTAGAGCTCACCCTGGCTGCCCGCGATTACATGGCGCAGCAGGCCCCAGAGTACTACTTCGCCTTCATGCCCTGGCTGCTGGCAAACCGGGCGGGCAACAGCCTGTCGGCCAACTGGGAAAGCGCAGCCTGGCTCAAGGACGATGGCTCGTCACTGGCGGTGGTGGCGGCGCTGCAGGACCGCAGCTTCGGTGCCAGCCCCACCTCCGGCCCGGCAGCGGGCGTGGAGGCAGCGGGGCGACCTGAAGGGGGGCCTCGGACGGAAGGTCCCTCGCGCAGGGTGGAGCTCCTTCAGCGCCGGTTCCAGGTGCCAGACGTGAACGCAGTGGCCGAGGCCTCCTCGCCTGCCCACCCCAGGTACCCTCTCCCAGTGGTACCTGAAGGCGTGCAACCGCCCGAAGTGGAGAGGACCCTAGATGTGGTGGTGTTAAGGAACGCAGGGGCCGAGGCCTGGCTGCTCCCGGAGCTGGGCGCCCGGCTGGTGCGGCTGGCGCCAGCATCCGGGCCCGAGCTATTGCCCCTGGTGGAGCGATTCTCTTTCCACCGGCACGACAGCGTCGCCCATCATCTGGAAGGCGGCGTGCGCTGGCTCTACCCCTCTCCCCCCCTCTCCATAGCCGAAGGAATGCCCTGGAGCGTGGAGGCCACCGGCTCCGACCCTGAGCCCCACGTGACCCTCTCCTGCACCGAGCCCCGCTCCCGCACCGAGCTCACCCTCAGGCTGACCCTGGCGTCGGATGGCTCCCTTGCTGCCGACCTCGCCGCCCACAACGTCAGCGCCCAGACTAGAGTTGTCTCGCTGGGTGCATCTTCCTCAGCCCCTTCGCTAGCGGTAACAGTGACCGGCCCGGCGGAGGTTAGCCTATCGCCCGGATCCGTCCACCGGTGGCGCATCCTGATCGCGGCCGCCTCCGATGCTTTGCAGGGGGTCGCCGCTCCCGAGTCCTCGCCGACAGCCTCGGCGGCGCAGCCAGCCTCGCCCGCGGCAGCCCGCCGTCCGGTGGCTCTGGTTACGCCTGTGCCGGCCGTCGTTCCCCCTCTGCCTTCCCTCTCTCACGAGGCGCCGCGGGCCCCTGCCACGCCTTCAGTTCCCGACCCTGCTACTCCGGCGCCGCCGTCGGCGGCTCGTGCTCGCTCGTGGGACCCTCGCCTGGACGCGCTGGGCGTCAGTCTAGAGCGAGCGGCCACAGGGCGCTGGGAGTTGGTGGAGGCCAGCTTCGAGGACGAGCGCGAGTCGGGGGGAAACCATCACATCTACATTCGCCTGCTGGGGGCCGACTCCCTTGCAGCCAACGACGCACCCTGGGTGGCCTGGCCTGACGGGCGCGAGACCCTCGAACCTCGACGCGAAGGGTCGGAATGGGTCGCCGACTTCCCCATGTACGGCCCCCTGGGGGCCTACTCCGTCGGCGTAGGGCCTTCAGGCGATAGAGTCACCGGCCTTGGCCTGCCGGCCAGGCACCACGTAAACTTCAGGCTGACATTCCGGCGCCGAGACTGAGAGGAACAGATCAGGCATGCAACGGTTGGCCCTGGTCACGATCTTCGCCTTGCTTCTCTTTCCTCTGTTGGCCTGCTCGGTGGTCTTCAGCAGCCAGCCACCCACTAGCGACACCGACGTTCACGATGCTTCTGTAGCCCCCGAGCCAACGGATTACGCTACTTCGCTACCCACCTACACCGCTACCATCTCCCCGCCGCCGCCGAAGACTCCCGCGCCTAGGCCATCGGCGACGCCTTCGCCCACTGCCACAGCGGAACCGCCCCCGCCAGTTCCCACGCCCACCGAGGAGTCTTGGCCCAGATACGTCGTGGTCAGAGGGGATACCCTATCCGAGATCGCGGCCCGCTTCGGCACCTCAGTGGATGCCATCGCCCGTGCCAACGGACTGGCGGATCCGGACCGGCTCTCGATAGGCCAAGAGCTCATCATACCCGATAGCGCCCTGGCAGCGGTGCCGACACACCCTACGATCGCGGAGCCCAGCCCGCTTCCGGCATCTACTGATGCCGTGGAGCAGGCGTCAACGCCTGCCCCTGAGCCCACCGCTGTGCCGACCGCGCAGCCCGCCTCCATCCGTGAGAGTACGGTTACCCTCAACCTCGCCGACTACCAGGGCGCTCTGGTCCCCCTCCAGCCGGAGCAGGTAGGCTACCCCTACGACGGCCTCGATCACAGCCGCACTGGCCCACCCGCCGCGAGGCAATTCCGCGCCTTGGTCCTCGAGAACGCCTTCCTGGAAGTAACTATCGTGCCGGATCTCGGAGGCCGCATCTATCAGATCACGGACAAGGTGCATGGGCTCCCTCTCCTCTACAACAACCCCGCTACCATCGCCTCCACCTGGGGCATGCGCGGCTGGTGGCTGGCTGTTGGAGGCATCGAGTGGGCCTTGCCCACCGAGGAACACGGCCTGGCCGAGTACCTCCCCTGGCAGGCCACGGTGGAACAGGCGGGAAGCACCGCCAGCGTTGTCCTCTCTTTCGAGGAACGGCTGACCGGCGTGACCTGCCGCGTCCGAGTCAGTCTGGACGAGCACGCTTATGTCAAGATCGAGCCCACACTGGCTAATGACACCGGCGCCGAGCAGCGGCTCCAGTTCTGGATCAACGCCGCTTATTCGCCCGGTGGCCGCCAGGTCCCGGCGGACACTCGGGTAT is part of the Anaerolineae bacterium genome and harbors:
- the fliJ gene encoding flagellar export protein FliJ, which produces MPPFRFRLQRVLDYRSRLVEAQRIEVSRCAALVARARQRLRVVRQRRHHALASIEPGCGLRVDVAGQEALWTYLGQLREEERQCQEELTQASSALSGARARLAQLKVEEQVIQKLKKRQRERADAEARRHEVKQMDDVTTSRLPLDR
- a CDS encoding lytic transglycosylase domain-containing protein, yielding MTVLLRVQLQLLRGALAELIPGSQALALRSTPTDFETVIEQACQRYGVDPSLVKGLIKAESDFDPQAVSPKGAKGLMQLMDATAAALGVADPFDPVQNVEAGVRLLSSLLDRYHDERLALAAYNAGPRAVDQFGGVPPYQETLEYVPRVLAYRDAFASSSTWEA
- the flgB gene encoding flagellar basal body rod protein FlgB, yielding MPEITNDPAIRALRYALDGLSLRQQAVAQNIANLNTPGYKAARVSFEEELQRRLRGSGDAVDVSLTHPAHVLPSERPGVSITRDASTSIRLDGNNVDIDWEMARLAETVINYNTVTELISMKLAILKTAIKGG
- a CDS encoding flagellar hook capping protein, with translation MYVAALGPTTHQQLAETAAERRLDLGQDAFLKLLLTQLKYQDPMEAMDDREFMAQLAQFTSLSELQKLNQAVSELASVQSLNGASALIGKRVSALDSSGQPLSGTVEAALLREGEVYLRVAGTEVALKTVREVNLGGS
- a CDS encoding flagellar protein, translated to MAAPSGGAPAPHPARPEATGATSFERVLQRASAETAPLRFSKHAQARLEQRGLTLDAHGLERLQGAVEQAAAKGARDSLVLMDDLALIVSIKNRTVVTAVDAASRRGNVFTNIDSVVLAE
- a CDS encoding flagellar hook protein FlgE, translating into MMRSLSSAIAALKNHQLYLDVIAANISNVNTTAYKSSKISFQELLSQTIRPASAPQGGLGGRNSVQVGLGMALGSVSTDFTQGSPQATGKMTDLAIQGDGFFVVQGPLGNMYTRDGTVDIGLDGSLVSLATGMHLLGWPADATGAVNTTDGLGPIAIPFGQSMARATSEVRFKGNLAAEAEAGDTVTTQFGVYDSLGVIHTLEVVFTRNAGTPATWTLTASELTVAADGSVVRTPVSSISDNTIEFDEFGQIVDENAGSEGTESPTLQLELAYDTGAVTPALLTVNLATVTGLSGKSEVNPVSQDGLESGSLVSFSVDVYGQVVGVFSNGLNRTLGQLALAKFINPGGLLRQGENLYSVSTNSGTPQHGEPGQDGRGLISAGYLEASNVDLAQQFTNMIVAQRGFQANSRIISTSDEMLNELVNLKR
- a CDS encoding FhlB domain-containing protein — translated: MKAVRSPAKRRAVALRYQPRAHHAPQIVAGGAGHLADRILQLADLYGVPVHRDGELVALLAQLDVGSIIPPELYAAVAEVLAFVYRMKLLAEGKDDLTHGT
- a CDS encoding DUF5107 domain-containing protein; this translates as MQRLALVTIFALLLFPLLACSVVFSSQPPTSDTDVHDASVAPEPTDYATSLPTYTATISPPPPKTPAPRPSATPSPTATAEPPPPVPTPTEESWPRYVVVRGDTLSEIAARFGTSVDAIARANGLADPDRLSIGQELIIPDSALAAVPTHPTIAEPSPLPASTDAVEQASTPAPEPTAVPTAQPASIRESTVTLNLADYQGALVPLQPEQVGYPYDGLDHSRTGPPAARQFRALVLENAFLEVTIVPDLGGRIYQITDKVHGLPLLYNNPATIASTWGMRGWWLAVGGIEWALPTEEHGLAEYLPWQATVEQAGSTASVVLSFEERLTGVTCRVRVSLDEHAYVKIEPTLANDTGAEQRLQFWINAAYSPGGRQVPADTRVLLPARQVRVHDTSDPGLPGPGQVMPWPYYGPRDMSLLSQWQGYLGAFAHPGAVAGWMGAQSPGLGGLIRVFPPESVPGAKFFGLGDIPYSRYSLEPSAYLELWGGWSPTFWDYRALGSGESVTWEEYWYPLPEMGPVAAATRDLALSVGDTVVELAATAPAQLEVEAYDSAGVALGRWRAEIQPGLTWRSPSLTARPGAVQVRDPAAAEVILAWRG